A single window of Thermocrinis jamiesonii DNA harbors:
- the thrC gene encoding threonine synthase, with the protein MKYWRGIIHHYREYLPVSDSTPVITLCEGNTPLIKADNLAKEIGFKGEIYLKYEGLNPTGSFKDRGMTLAISKAVESGKKAVICASTGNTSASAAAYAARAGLKAYVLLPKGAVALGKLSQAVIYGAEVLAIQGTFDDALEIVRKLGEILPVEVVNSVNPYRIEGQKTGAFEVCDALGFAPDYHFIPVGNAGNITAYWKGYKEYYERGKIDKLPKMMGWQAEGSAPIVKGYPIKNPQTIATAIKIGNPYSWQSALQASKESGGLIDAVSDDEILHAYKLIASKEGIFCEPASAASVAGLIKLCREGFFRGGEVVVCTLTGNGLKDPDTAIKVCNQPKVLPPVLEEVLKVIEI; encoded by the coding sequence GTGAAATACTGGCGAGGAATTATACATCACTATAGGGAATATTTGCCTGTTAGCGACAGCACGCCTGTAATAACCCTATGCGAAGGAAACACTCCTCTTATAAAGGCAGACAACTTAGCTAAGGAAATTGGCTTTAAGGGAGAGATTTACCTAAAGTATGAGGGCTTAAACCCCACTGGGTCTTTCAAAGACAGAGGTATGACCCTTGCCATATCAAAGGCTGTAGAGAGTGGAAAAAAGGCTGTAATATGTGCCTCTACTGGAAACACTTCTGCGTCTGCTGCCGCATACGCTGCCAGGGCTGGATTAAAGGCTTATGTGCTTCTTCCAAAAGGTGCGGTAGCCCTTGGGAAACTTTCACAGGCTGTTATCTACGGTGCGGAGGTTTTGGCAATTCAAGGAACCTTTGACGATGCTTTAGAAATAGTCAGGAAGTTAGGGGAGATACTTCCAGTAGAGGTGGTTAATTCGGTAAATCCATACAGGATAGAGGGGCAAAAAACTGGTGCCTTTGAGGTATGCGACGCACTGGGCTTTGCTCCAGATTATCATTTTATACCCGTAGGAAACGCAGGAAACATAACAGCCTATTGGAAAGGATATAAAGAGTATTACGAGCGAGGAAAGATTGACAAACTGCCCAAAATGATGGGCTGGCAAGCGGAGGGCTCTGCACCCATAGTTAAAGGCTATCCCATAAAGAATCCACAAACAATAGCCACAGCCATAAAGATAGGCAATCCTTACAGTTGGCAATCCGCCCTTCAGGCTTCTAAGGAATCAGGTGGTCTGATTGATGCGGTAAGCGATGATGAAATACTGCATGCCTATAAGTTGATCGCATCTAAGGAGGGTATATTCTGTGAGCCTGCCTCTGCCGCTTCCGTAGCAGGACTTATAAAGCTCTGTAGGGAAGGCTTTTTCCGTGGTGGTGAGGTGGTAGTTTGCACCCTCACCGGAAATGGGCTAAAGGATCCTGACACCGCCATAAAGGTATGCAATCAACCAAAAGTCTTACCGCCAGTCTTAGAAGAGGTGTTAAAGGTCATAGAAATATAA
- a CDS encoding DJ-1 family glyoxalase III: MAKKVAIILAEGFEEVEAVAPIDVLRRGGVEVVIAGLSKEPVASARNVRIVPDVTVDELNPDELDMVILPGGAGGVERLKQDPRVEKLVKAMEQKGKYISAICAAPTALAKFGILEGKRATVYPTLVEEIKPAIFEDKPVVEDQRVITSQGPGTALEFGLKLLEKLEGKEKAKDVAKRMLVKYE, translated from the coding sequence ATGGCTAAAAAAGTTGCCATCATACTTGCGGAAGGTTTTGAGGAAGTGGAAGCTGTAGCCCCCATTGATGTGCTAAGAAGGGGCGGAGTAGAGGTTGTCATTGCAGGATTGAGCAAGGAACCTGTAGCCAGCGCAAGAAATGTGAGGATAGTTCCAGATGTTACTGTAGATGAGTTGAACCCTGATGAACTTGATATGGTTATTCTGCCGGGAGGAGCTGGTGGTGTGGAAAGGTTAAAACAGGACCCAAGGGTGGAAAAGCTGGTAAAAGCCATGGAGCAAAAGGGTAAATACATATCCGCAATATGCGCCGCACCCACAGCTTTGGCAAAGTTTGGCATTTTGGAAGGAAAGAGGGCAACCGTCTATCCTACCTTAGTGGAAGAAATAAAACCTGCTATCTTTGAAGACAAGCCTGTGGTAGAAGATCAAAGGGTGATAACAAGTCAAGGACCGGGAACTGCCTTAGAATTTGGACTAAAACTTTTGGAAAAGCTGGAGGGTAAAGAAAAGGCAAAGGATGTAGCAAAAAGAATGTTGGTTAAGTATGAGTAG
- a CDS encoding ABC transporter permease, with amino-acid sequence MLRFVLLRLIQSFFTLVGVTFISFLIIKLAPADYFAQLKLNPQISPETIEALRKQYGLDQPILIQYLKWLKSALMFDLGISFQYHTPVLELIKERIGNTLLLTVPSAVLSWLIAVPLGLLAGMKEGSTIDKLIRFISYVFMSFPSFFLAFLLLLMFSKSAFFQVGGWQSLLVGIITITLISTAGLIRLMRSAVIEVLNSPMVLMLRAKGLRGWTFIRHIIKNAMNPFTTLIGYEIAGLLSGAALVEIIVGWPGLGSLMLDAVLATDLFLVMGGLYIGTIMLLFGNFVADLLLAYLDPRVREKEIFK; translated from the coding sequence ATGCTCAGGTTTGTTTTGCTCAGGCTCATTCAAAGTTTTTTTACCCTCGTAGGTGTAACCTTTATTTCCTTTTTGATTATAAAGCTTGCGCCTGCAGACTACTTTGCCCAGCTTAAACTAAACCCGCAGATCTCCCCAGAAACCATAGAAGCCTTAAGAAAGCAATACGGACTGGATCAGCCCATACTGATCCAATATCTAAAGTGGCTAAAGTCTGCGTTAATGTTTGACCTTGGAATTTCCTTTCAGTATCATACTCCAGTTTTAGAACTGATAAAGGAAAGAATAGGTAATACCTTACTTTTGACTGTTCCTTCTGCGGTCCTCTCTTGGCTTATAGCGGTTCCCCTTGGTCTTTTGGCAGGCATGAAGGAAGGATCCACCATAGATAAGCTCATAAGGTTTATATCCTATGTGTTTATGTCCTTCCCTTCTTTCTTTTTAGCCTTTCTTCTTCTTTTGATGTTTTCAAAAAGTGCCTTTTTCCAAGTTGGTGGTTGGCAAAGCTTATTGGTGGGTATAATTACTATAACCTTAATATCCACCGCAGGACTTATTAGGCTTATGAGGAGTGCTGTTATTGAAGTTTTAAATTCTCCCATGGTCCTTATGCTAAGGGCTAAGGGTTTAAGGGGATGGACCTTTATCAGGCACATTATAAAAAACGCCATGAATCCATTTACTACTCTCATAGGATACGAGATAGCGGGGCTGTTGTCTGGAGCTGCGCTTGTGGAGATAATAGTGGGTTGGCCCGGGCTTGGTTCTTTAATGCTTGATGCGGTGTTGGCAACAGATCTGTTTTTAGTAATGGGTGGGCTTTACATAGGCACCATAATGTTACTTTTTGGAAACTTTGTAGCAGATTTGCTTTTGGCATACCTTGACCCAAGGGTAAGGGAAAAAGAAATTTTTAAGTAG